CGGCGGGCACGGATGCCGCCATCGAGACGGCCGATATTGCCCTCATGCAGGATGAACTCGGTAAGATTGCGGAGACCATCCGGCTCGGCCGCCGCACGCTGGGCATCATTCATTTCAACATCAGTTTTGCGCTCGGTCTGAAGGCACTCTTTCTCGTGCTTACCTTGATCGGCTACGCGAGCCTTTGGTTCGCTATTCTCGCGGATACAGGGGCTACTTTGCTAGTGATAGCGAACGCGTTGCGCCTGCTCGCGACACCCAAACCAGCTGCGTCCTGATGCCGTGCGAACTAAGCGCCCCCTCAAGTCATCTCCCAAAACCCGTCGCCGCGTGCGTTGGGAGCCCGAAGTGATGCCGTGGGCAATCGGGGTTGGATCGCTCGTCGGATTATCGGCCGAAATCTACTGGCATGGAAATATGCTATGGATGACCGGGGGTGGAATTGCTGGCGGGTTGGCGGGGGCGATTTGCGACACCGCGATTTACCTTTACCGGCACCAAAGGCGCATGGCGAAAGGAGAACACCCATGAATCAATTATTCCTTACTCTCGCGCTGGTGGCGTTGTCTGGCTGTGCCACGGTCGGTCCGGCCACCGGTGTGGCGGCACGCGTTCGCGTTACATCACAGAACACTTTCGCCTTGAGAATCAAATCGGCGGAATTGCTTTCCATCGACGGACGAAATGCCGTTTCCGGCTGGGTTCATGGCCGTTCCACGGGAGTTTTGCCTCCGTCTCACCTGGACGTCGTCATATTAAACGGCGAGCAACGCGAAGTCGCGCGCCAGACTGTTCCGATCCGCCTCCAGCGTCGCCGCCATGGTGCGCCATACCCGGATCGGTTCACCGTTGCCTTCGACCCGTGGCCTGCTGATGCCGTGGAGGTGATTGTTACTCCGCACTCTGGAATCAAGCATGACAGCCTCTCGGAAAAATGAGTTCCCTGATTCCGACCGGCTGAACCGGTGGCGCTACGGACTCTATGCCCCCGTTTACGACTGGATCGCGGGCATCTTCTCCGGGCAGCGAAAGGTGGCCATTTCAGCGCTTCGTCTGCAGGCCGGACAGCGGGTTTTGCTGGTCGGCTGCGGGACCGGGCTCGACTTGGATTTCATCCCCACGGGAGTTGCGGTGACCGGGCTCGATCTCACGCCCGGCATGGTGAGACGCGCAGAAGAGAGAGCGCGTCGGCGCGGTCTCGGTGTGACCTTTGTGGTGGGCGATGCTCGCTCGCTGCCTTTCGCCCCCGGAAGTTTCGATGTGGTGCTCCTGCATCTGATTCTTGCAGTCGCTCCGGAACCCGAGCGCATCGTGGCCGAAGTTGACCGTGTGCTGGTCCCGGGTGGCACAGTGTCGATCTTCGATAAATTCCTGCCAGCCGGACAAACGCCCGGTTTGGCCCGCAGGCTGGCCAATCGGGTGGCGGCACTCGCGTTTTCCGAACTGAATCGCACGGTCGAGCCACTGATAGCCACGCCTGGCTGGACCGTGCGTTCGGACGAACCGGCTGGTTTCCGCGGCTCCTATCGCCGCATCATCGCGATCAAGCCGGTGTCGGGCTCCAAGTAGCGCGTCAACGCGCGTGCGCCTTGAGCCGCGTGCTAAGGACTTTGATGTCGATCTCGGCGCTGACGACGGTGGCGCGGGCTTTGGCGAGGCGCACCTCGGCTTTCATCAGCTCGCGTTTGAGCGTGTCAAGTTCGTCGGTCGTGGTGCGTGGGTTGCGTGCGGTGGCGGGTGCTTCGGAG
This window of the Candidatus Didemnitutus sp. genome carries:
- a CDS encoding methyltransferase domain-containing protein, whose product is MTASRKNEFPDSDRLNRWRYGLYAPVYDWIAGIFSGQRKVAISALRLQAGQRVLLVGCGTGLDLDFIPTGVAVTGLDLTPGMVRRAEERARRRGLGVTFVVGDARSLPFAPGSFDVVLLHLILAVAPEPERIVAEVDRVLVPGGTVSIFDKFLPAGQTPGLARRLANRVAALAFSELNRTVEPLIATPGWTVRSDEPAGFRGSYRRIIAIKPVSGSK